In the Arachis ipaensis cultivar K30076 chromosome B04, Araip1.1, whole genome shotgun sequence genome, TTGCCTTCGTCTTTGTACAGGTTTTTCACCAATTTTTTTATGGAATACAAAAGTTTTcagttttgtattgattttatcAGGCGTGATATGTGGCATAAAGCTGGAAATTTTGTTCCAGATTTTATGTGAAGCTTATCTTTATGGAATCTAATAAGTGGTGTAATTTCTCTCTTGGTTTACatctatgtaaatcaaacctgGATACATTCTATCCAAAAACCAaacaccaacaacaacaacaacaacacacgcacacacacacacacacgagtTTCCCCTGCATTCTCAGAGGTAGTGGTTCATGAAACTTTTCAGTGTGTTGCAATCTGCTTCCTATCACCTAATCCATTTTTTACTGAATTAGGTATGATGCAGTTAGGTGTATTTCCTGAAGGAACTTTTGTTGTGTTAGCGGTGCTGCCAGAAAATTGTTGCTTGGATTCACTACTACCGAAATTGTGTATATGGTTTTAGCCTTGAGTGTCTTCTGCAGCTTGAGCCGGAGATGAACTAAGTTGGTGGAAAGAATTTAGTATACTTGTAGATCTACGCAGCATTTTCCATTGGAAGATTAGAACAACGCACTTGATGCATGTCTTCTTTTCTAAACATCCCTCTCCTTAATAGATAATAATAGATTTATTGCACTATTTCTTCTCTGTCTTGGTTTCATCTGCCTCGAATGCAACTAGTTTACTATTTAATCGTGCTTGCTTTCTCTGCCCTACAATTAATTCCTCATAAGGTTCCATGATAAGTGTTTTGTATTTTCTATTTTGGTCCAACCAGCATCAGCACCAATTCGACTGCCTTTGGCAAATAACTAACCAAAGGGCTGCTATATTTTCTGATGCTGCAATCCCAATTCAAGACTTACAGTAACAGCCGCGATTGATGGAAGAGACTGGGTAGGCAGCTATGAGAGTTCACATTTAATCACTTGTTATGTTGGAGAAAGAGAAGCACAAAACAACAACTTGTTATTTGCTTAATTGCTATGAAAAAAGTGAGATTTGAGACAAGATTGGTATATTTACAATAATGAGTACATTTTGAGTTACGGCTTACAAGAGACGGTTTTGTGATCCTGTAATTGTAAGATGCAGAACTCAGGAAGAAGAGTCTTATTATGATTAGTTAAAGCATGAAAGATtgtaaaagaagtggagttggGTTAATTGTGAAGAAGGTTCAATACGGTTTGAGGACCCTCCAGAAAGGCTGTTGCTGTTGCTGTTGCTTGCGCTTGTGTATACTCACATCACTCTCTGTTCTTCTTAGCATTTCCCACATCACTTGTATGTCCTCATACTCACATGTCTGTACATCATCCTCCAGCTTCAACAGCCCTGCCCCTGCACCAAACTTGCTTGATTAATTCAATTTCTTTGGTGTTTGTGTTGCAATTTCGATAGCATAAAGAGAAAGATAGAGAGAAGAACGAACCGTTTTTGGTGGAGTTGAGGCGTGCATAGAGTGCTCGCCATACTCGCCTCACAGGAAGAATAATCATCTTCCTCCAAATATCCATGCTCTGCTTTCTAGAAAACCACACTCTCACACACACACCAACTacaacttcatctcttctttcacACATGAACCACCACCTTAATTAGCTCTCTGAGCACTCTTGAGATGACTTCTCAATGCTGatgcttctctctctctctctctctccctctctccctcgTTTCTGTTATAAAACCACACACATCACCGACGCcttttatcatattattattatattgttGCTCcacaaattatttaaatatatacaTGTATGATGTATGTCATTTCACTCATTCACCCTCCGATAATACATGTATTCATGGGAATAAATTCTACCACTCAACCATATGTATACTATTCATTCATGCTTTATTCGCATAGTGGAACCCTTTCCCTTTGACCTCTCTTAATCCccaaatttattattataaaaaatccaTGGCCAAAACTTTGTGGTCCTCCTCGATATCCTTTTCGGATTTTAGCGACTAAATCTTGCTGCCCAAAACTTATCACTTTCGCACTTGTCTCACCACCATAAAAACATTTTTATCTAAATCTATGTAACACAACATAAATTTTCAAGTTGAAAAAAACACTAACAAATATTTTATGTTATAGCTATGAATTAGTAATTAAGGGGGCATGGTGTCGGCCAAACTGCCAAGTGCCAAAGTTGGTTGGCGTGGAAAGCAGACATGCAATCTTGAATCATATGATTTGATGTGATTTAAATGTTAAACAGGAATTGGTGCATTCCTCAATGTTCTTCTCTATCTCAAATACACAAACCGGAGAAGCTTCTGCTCTAACATTGTCAAACCCAACGCACCATAAACACTTTCACCTAATCTTGTAACATCATCGCCACGTATATGTTCATTtctttatatattaaatttgataTTCTTCTTCTTACTTTATTTCATTCTTTAAATATTCTCTGTTGTTATCTTATTCTTTAAATaaatattcttcttcttcttcttttctttttctataaaaaaatttattcttcTTACTAGCTAATCCAAAAATGGATGATATCCATTATTTTGAGATATAAATACAAATAGAACGGAATTTCAATTTTGAAATTAGGtttctttaatttgttggttAAATACTTAAATTTAGGAATGCTGAATGAATTGAATTGGTTTCCACACGTCAAATTCTGGTTCATTCTTTCCTTGGTGATGACAACTTGACAAGGCACCAAACTAGAGTACACTACTATAGCAAACGATGTACGCAATTTGAAAACTGCACCAACACAAGAGTCTTTATATAATAACACATACATCATTACATCGTATTGGATTGGACCTAAACTATGCAATTTTCAGCCAATAATTATGTGGAATAGTGATGGATTTTTCTAAACATCTTAATTATATTATTGGAGAAAGTATAGGTAACCCGGGCTGATAATGCGCGGGTAGAGATGAATTTtgggttaatactcaaattcgtccTAAAAGATTatttattctttaaaattagtttttaaaagatttttttagttatattagttcttgaaagataaaataaaagttaaaTTGATCTTTTTGTTAGTTAGATAATGACGTATCACGTGGCATAATGACGTAGTAggttaatgccacgtgtcacaaaatgattggttgacgtgtcactTAACatttaaaaaagttatttataatcaaaatagtccctaaaactccaaacgtaagtcattttcatccctaaaatttttaaaattaatcaaattagtccttatataaatttttttttcataatattaaatttaaagNNNNNTAaaataactttataataatttaattatttttattattttatgtaaagaaaattttatttattaaggtctaaaaataatattaaaattagtactataaaaaaatattttaaatttaatattatgaaaaaataaaaaaattatataatgactaatttgattaatttttaaaattttagagataaaAATGACTTATGTCTGGACTTCCAAGgactattttaattataaataatttttttacatgtcaagtgacacgtggcatgctaggTGTTACTGATCTGACACGTTAatcaatcatcttgtgacacatGGCATTAACTTACTACGTCATCATGCCATGTGGTACTTAACGTAACACATCATCATTTAACTAACGGAAGGACCAATTTGACTTATATATGTTTTATCTTTTAaagactaatatgactaaaaaaaatttttaaagactaatttaaaaaattaataatctttcaaAGACGAATTTAGCTATTAATTCGACGAATTTTTGTCCTATCCAACATTGTtctgtaaaaaaaattttatgaagATTATTTAGAAGGATATATCATATAATAAGATAAACAAAAAGCGTTAATCTGCACATAGCTAGGCTTAATTACTTAGCTTGATTACAAAGAGCCACTTGAGTTTTTTAATTGGTCAACTTCCAAATGTGACAAACACATAGATGGTGGTGGTTGGGCAATGGTGGGTGAGTCACTTTGGTCATGCTTTTCAAGTCTCGAAGTCTCTTTGCACCTAATAAATCCTAACAAAATCGTCGGTTTTGCAGAGTCAATATTCAATAGAATGAATTATAGTCTATAGACCTGTGGAATGTAGATAATAacttacatatatatacacacgACCGTATGCTTTTTAACTTATAGATGTTGTTGTCTTATTGTTCAGTCCAACGTGGGCCACTTACTTATATATCATCATGCATATCCTTGTTTTATCATCTGTTGTTGAAAAATTACTCTATTTTTTCATCTGAAGATGAGTTCGACCTTTTGGATAAAAATAGGTAGATATCTATAATGAATATTCTAACATTTAATAAGTCAGGATAAAAAGAATATTAGAATAGTAAAATAATTcagaattttaaaaaagaaaaaaatatttatatatagacATTAGGTAAATGATATTAATATCATACGTATTTGTATTAGTCATTAAgccgataataataataattattaatttgatgAATTATATATAAGACTGGCAATTCATATCCTATCCGCGAGTATTCAATTCGACTACTCGATCTATTCGGGTAGGTAGACTATCCGATCTATTGCGGGTAAGATAGAGATCGATTTTAATATGCTTGAGGGTAGGATAAGATACGGATTTAGAGTGTACCCTACCCTACTCTGACTTATCCTACCTTACCTGCAtctcatatataacacatattttataaaaattagatataTAATAAACGAGGTGAGAGTTAAACTCATAAGCTCCCTCGTGTAATGACTTATAATAAATAAGCAACTattaaactagttagttaatttagtaaattagaacattagttttttattttttattttattaatatgtatgaaatttaaaatgattgaattttatatttattttaaaaaatttgatatttctgcaaGTAGGGTAGAGTAaggtagggtttagaactttaagGTGCGGGTAAGATTAgaattgagagattctcaactcgCGAGTAGGATAAAATAGAATTCCTTTCTAATAATTAAAGTGATAAACAATTACTATGCATGGATTTGGTGTGCGTGGGTTCACATACATAATCATTGGGATGAAGAAGATTCATAGGAATGTCAGAGCACTATGGAAGATTGGCATCAGCCCCTCACCTTCCATCATTAAGCACTCAAACAAGTAGTAGGTGTTGTCTAAGCTAAGAAACTTGGAATAATCtcgcttattatttttttttccttcaaaaatatatatataataatctcGCTTATTAATTTACCAATTGTACACATATACATAAAGGTTTGAATTGTCAACTTAATTATTGTTTTCTTTTCCGAAATATTCTTCTAAAGAAAATGAATTATTGGCCACTTCTTGGGCAATAACTTTTCCTTCACTGTTAAGATATAAATCGTTGGTACATGAATTGATAATATAGcaacaaagaagcaaaaagatGACGACACTAACACATCATAGCAAACATTAAATTCTTCATCAGCAACTAATTTGAGTTGGTCGAATGATCAGCGCTTTCGTCCACTTAAGCAAGTATTAGAAATTCGAATCTATGACGGATTAGTCGTTGACCTATCAGATTGAAGAATATTCGTaggcaaccaaaaaaaaaattctttcttctttttttttccttataaAAGTCATAAGAATATAAAGAATATATTAAAATgcattgacaaaaaaaaaaatatattagaccCTCAACTATTTTTTATCCAGGATCTTCACATTCTTGATGATAGTAAGAGTGTATATGTGAACCTATTATATGAAAGAATCCAGAAATTAATTCCTTAATATATATAGCAGTAAGCTTAGAAGCATCAAATGAAATTCAAACCATCTAGATCAGATCTGTGTGACGATATGACCAAATAAGTCATCAATgcccattatatatatatttaattacatTAATCACGTGTTGTGTGGCTGATTTACCTTTCATTGACGTGTGAAGCTAAAGTACCATGAGCTAAGTTACTTCAACTACTAAAGAATTTTAGAGTTGGTGGCCATCAATAGCTAACTTCATCATCCTACTACTTCAATTATCTCACTTGCATCAcactttaaattttgattaagttTGTTTTATTCCATAATAAGCAAAAGCAGGTATGCAATTATCTCTTCTTtagttcttttcctttttttttttttggaacttNNNNNNNNNNNNNNNGAACTTGCAATTATCTCATTtgattgtaactgcttcaacaGAATCAAATCGAAAGAATTGAAGATGGCTAAGTGGGCTCCAACACGAAAGAGAAACAAGTTACAGTCCAGTAAAGGCCTAGTAAGGAAATGATTCATGAGAAGCTTAGTGGGTAAGAGTGATTTGTGGGCCTGTTTAATGTTGAATGGGCTGAAGTTCATAAAGCCTTCTTTGTTTTTGGTGCAATACATTCAAAACCATGTTAAATAATTGATGATATCGTCATAGTGAGGTAGCTTCCACATGGCCAATAATGTTGGGGTGCGGTAGGTTCATATgccaaaaagaaataaaaaaaaaataaagaaacaaaaaatgatGGGTGTGGTAGGTGAATGGGAGTTGACAATTGACAGTCTAAAGTGGGAGAAATTGGGACTCCAATCCATTTTATGGTCATCCTAGCAAATCATGTTGTATGAGAACTGAGAAGAGAAAATGTGGTATAAGGACATCCTATCTTAAATTTGGtccaaaaaagaaataaatgatgCTCGTTCAATTAAAAAGGTAGCACAGACCAAAATGAGGCATTAATTCAAGACTCAAGTGTAAGAGAAAACACTGGCCATAGATTTCATTAAAAATGAAAACAATTGTGGTAATAAAATAGtaagaaaagatatgaagaggagtgTAGGGCAAAGAGAAAAGGACTAATCTCACCAACCCCTCGTTTACTTGCACACAGCACAGCGCAACAACCAAACGGTAGGAATTATTTGtcgtttcaattttattttgtttttccccCCTTAATCTCCATTTTATCCCTTCACCAACCCCCGCCCTTTAACCAatccatcatcatcattatttttaattaatcactGTCATGTTTGGTGCATCTTATTACAAATAAATACACTCATCAGCCTCCCCATTCTGCTCAGCCTCAGGGCACACAACACCATTCCTATCTTTCTCTGCCTTTAATAATCAAATCTTATTATTATGGCTATTGGCAAAGAAACGATGCAACAACAACACAAGAAAGAAGAGGAGGAATTCATCTTCAAGTCCAGCCTTCCAGACATCTACATCCCCAACCACCTTCCCCTCCATTCCTACATCTTCCAGAACCTTCCGGAGTTCGCCACGCATCCCTGCCTCATCAACGCCCCAACCGGACAAGTTTTCACCTACTCCGACGTCGAGCTCAAGGCCAGAAGAGTGGCCTCAGGCCTCCACAAACACGGAATCCGCCAAGGTGACGTCATCATGATCCTGCTCCCAAACTGCCCTCAATTCGTGTTCTCCTTCCTGGGCGCATCGTTCCGCGGCGCCATCGCCACCGCCGCCAACCCGTTCTTCACGGGCGCCGAGATAGCCAAGCAGGCCAAGGCCTCCAACGCCAGGCTGCTGGTGACGCAGTCCAGTTACTACGAGAAGGTGAAGGACCTCCATGGCCAGCTCATCCTGGTGTTCGTGGACACACCCCCGGAGGGGCACCTACATTTCTCGGAGCTGGAAGAGGCCGAGGAGGGAGACATCCCGGAGGTGAAGATCAGCCCGGAGGACGTGGTGGCGCTGCCGTACTCGTCGGGAACAACGGGACTGCCGAAAGGTGTGATGCTGAGTCACAGGGGGTTGGTGACGAGCGTGGGGCAGCAAGTGGACGGAGAGAACCCAAACCTTTACTATCACAGCGAGGATGTGATCATGTGCGTGCTCCCCATGTTCCACATATACTCCCTCAACTCCGTGCTGCTCTGCGGCCTCAGGGCCAAGGCGGCCATCGTCTTGATGCCCAAATTCGAGATCACTGCCTTCCTCGCCTTGGTGCAGAAGCATCGGGTCACCATATGCCCCGTCGTGCCCCCCATCATTCTCGCCATTGCAAAGTGCCCGGATCTCCACAACTACGATCTTTCTTCCATCCGAGTCCTTAAATCCGGCGGCGCTCCCCTCGCCAAGGACCTTGAAGACACCGTCCGCCTCAAATTCCCCAATGCCAAGCTTGGACAggtattctttttattttcattaaaaatatatttcatttgttttttttttttttttaccaatttGTAAAGATATGTGACTCGAACCCGCgacttcttaattgagtatggggaatttatgctatttgagctataactcattagcatattttatttgttattatggAGCATGGACACAAAGCAATCACGCAATTTTATACCATTAGAAATATCATTGatgaataaaaattacaaaatctgaCCCTAAACTTTCTTTTCTTaatctccatatattattcagaTCTGACCCTCAATTGCCCCACTACAACAAATACTTCTTTAACCTTATATTTGGGAAGGGATATTCCTTCCATAACTCgtaataatttttctatttactGGACCCGGCTCCTGGACACACAAATATATATTACGCACATAATAttgtattttctgttttcttaaattttttttaatgtataaa is a window encoding:
- the LOC107638370 gene encoding 4-coumarate--CoA ligase 2 isoform X2, which produces MAIGKETMQQQHKKEEEEFIFKSSLPDIYIPNHLPLHSYIFQNLPEFATHPCLINAPTGQVFTYSDVELKARRVASGLHKHGIRQGDVIMILLPNCPQFVFSFLGASFRGAIATAANPFFTGAEIAKQAKASNARLLVTQSSYYEKVKDLHGQLILVFVDTPPEGHLHFSELEEAEEGDIPEVKISPEDVVALPYSSGTTGLPKGVMLSHRGLVTSVGQQVDGENPNLYYHSEDVIMCVLPMFHIYSLNSVLLCGLRAKAAIVLMPKFEITAFLALVQKHRVTICPVVPPIILAIAKCPDLHNYDLSSIRVLKSGGAPLAKDLEDTVRLKFPNAKLGQGYGMTEAGPVLTMCLTFAKEAIDGKPGACGTVVRNAELKIVDPETEKSLPRNQPGEICIRGHQIMKGYLNDPEATERTIDKDGWLHTGDIGYIDDDDELFHR
- the LOC107638370 gene encoding 4-coumarate--CoA ligase 1 isoform X1; translation: MAIGKETMQQQHKKEEEEFIFKSSLPDIYIPNHLPLHSYIFQNLPEFATHPCLINAPTGQVFTYSDVELKARRVASGLHKHGIRQGDVIMILLPNCPQFVFSFLGASFRGAIATAANPFFTGAEIAKQAKASNARLLVTQSSYYEKVKDLHGQLILVFVDTPPEGHLHFSELEEAEEGDIPEVKISPEDVVALPYSSGTTGLPKGVMLSHRGLVTSVGQQVDGENPNLYYHSEDVIMCVLPMFHIYSLNSVLLCGLRAKAAIVLMPKFEITAFLALVQKHRVTICPVVPPIILAIAKCPDLHNYDLSSIRVLKSGGAPLAKDLEDTVRLKFPNAKLGQGYGMTEAGPVLTMCLTFAKEAIDGKPGACGTVVRNAELKIVDPETEKSLPRNQPGEICIRGHQIMKGYLNDPEATERTIDKDGWLHTGDIGYIDDDDELFHPKISDVAVVPMKDEAAGEVPVAFVVRANGHSDTTEDEIKQFVSKQVVFYKRINRVFFVDAIPKSPSGKILRKDLRARLALPLPN